Proteins found in one Clostridium kluyveri DSM 555 genomic segment:
- a CDS encoding M16 family metallopeptidase, producing the protein MYNVFKLDNGLRIVVEDIDYVNSVSVGLWVKNGSRNENDKNNGISHFIEHMFFKGTTNRTALEIAECIEDVGGQINAFTGKEATCFYVKVLNSHLDLAIDVISDMLFNSRFLPEDIEKEKGVIIEEINMSEDSPEDVLSDLHSKAMWGKDSISFPILGSIDTVKSFTREHLIEYISSYYIPENSVISIAGNVELSKVEKLIEKYFGTWAILNKKVTHYSKPEFLNNHFFKKKNIEQLHLSLGIPGVENGSDDLYTLLILNNMYGGMASSILFQKIREERGLCYSIYSYITSFNNVGAVTVYVGLNAKYAYDVIARIKDEMIKFSTSIITKDKLKKLKEQLKGNYILGLESISSRMFNNGKSLLLLNRLNIPENIIAKINEIDEESIERIMKNTFYKGIANSSFVGKEIDMPVIENLLEKDSISFEKSKKNLI; encoded by the coding sequence TTGTATAATGTATTTAAACTGGATAATGGTCTTAGAATAGTTGTAGAGGATATAGATTATGTAAATTCTGTGAGTGTGGGATTGTGGGTAAAAAATGGATCAAGAAATGAAAATGATAAAAATAATGGGATATCTCATTTTATTGAACATATGTTTTTTAAAGGAACCACTAATAGAACTGCCCTTGAAATAGCAGAGTGTATAGAAGATGTAGGAGGACAAATAAACGCATTTACTGGCAAGGAAGCTACATGTTTTTATGTAAAGGTGTTAAATTCACATTTGGACTTGGCTATAGATGTCATATCGGATATGTTATTTAATAGTAGATTTTTGCCAGAAGATATAGAAAAGGAAAAAGGAGTTATAATTGAGGAGATAAATATGAGTGAAGACTCTCCAGAAGATGTACTCTCTGATCTTCACAGCAAGGCTATGTGGGGAAAAGATTCTATATCCTTTCCTATATTAGGAAGCATAGATACTGTAAAATCCTTTACACGAGAACATTTGATAGAGTACATATCCTCTTATTATATACCAGAAAACTCTGTGATTTCCATAGCAGGTAATGTAGAGCTAAGTAAAGTTGAAAAATTAATAGAAAAATATTTTGGTACATGGGCTATATTGAATAAAAAAGTAACTCATTATTCTAAACCAGAGTTTTTAAATAATCATTTTTTCAAAAAAAAGAATATAGAACAGCTGCATCTTAGTTTAGGTATACCAGGAGTGGAAAATGGCAGTGATGATCTTTATACTCTCTTAATTTTAAACAACATGTATGGAGGGATGGCTTCTTCTATATTATTTCAGAAAATAAGAGAGGAAAGAGGTCTTTGTTATTCAATATATTCTTATATAACCTCTTTTAATAATGTAGGGGCAGTGACTGTTTATGTGGGATTGAATGCCAAATATGCTTATGATGTAATAGCAAGAATAAAAGATGAAATGATAAAATTTTCAACCTCAATTATAACAAAGGATAAATTAAAAAAATTAAAAGAACAGTTAAAAGGGAATTATATATTGGGACTTGAAAGTATAAGCAGCAGAATGTTCAATAATGGAAAATCTCTTTTGCTTTTAAATAGATTAAATATACCGGAAAATATTATAGCCAAGATAAATGAGATAGATGAGGAGAGCATTGAAAGAATAATGAAAAATACATTTTATAAAGGTATAGCAAATTCATCTTTTGTAGGAAAAGAAATAGATATGCCTGTTATAGAAAATTTATTAGAAAAGGATAGTATTTCCTTTGAAAAATCAAAGAAGAATTTAATTTAG
- a CDS encoding YlmC/YmxH family sporulation protein gives MDENIKFYSDMERYEIINVNDGNKFNFLGNNDIIVDSEGILKMLILNDGKSRFSIFGKSEFIEVPWEYVKKIGTKTIIIDVDEKSLKKVR, from the coding sequence ATGGATGAAAATATAAAATTTTACAGTGATATGGAAAGATATGAAATTATAAATGTAAATGACGGCAATAAATTTAATTTTTTAGGTAATAACGACATAATAGTGGATTCAGAAGGGATTTTAAAAATGCTTATTTTAAATGATGGCAAGTCAAGATTTAGTATTTTTGGAAAAAGTGAATTTATAGAAGTACCCTGGGAATATGTAAAGAAAATAGGTACTAAAACCATTATAATAGATGTAGATGAAAAATCCCTTAAAAAAGTACGTTAA
- the dapG gene encoding aspartate kinase, whose amino-acid sequence MKIVIQKFGGTSVSTHERREQVVNKILKAKDKGFCPVVVVSAMGRKGQPYATDTLLSLIKEDFKIKNPLGVDLLISCGEIISTVVLADELLSQGVKAVPLTGGQAGIITDDTYNNASILKVKKERLLNLINEGKIPIVAGFQGESESGHITTLGRGGSDVTASILGVALDSESIEIYTDVDGIMTADPGIVSEAFLIEQISYNEVFQFADQGAKVIHPRAVKIAMSGNVPLVVKNTLNDCKGTIITNSVIGESDKVISGITSMDNRIQVTVNYNENNKIYNTLLEEMANNSISIDLINVFPSKQIFTIDNKDIGNFKIVAGNLALVYSLIENCSKIALIGSGMRGIPGVMARILKVLYEEGIEVLQTADSHTTIWCLVKSSETKRAINALHKEFLLDVK is encoded by the coding sequence ATGAAAATAGTGATTCAAAAATTTGGAGGTACTTCTGTTTCTACTCATGAGAGAAGAGAACAGGTAGTAAATAAAATATTAAAAGCAAAAGATAAAGGATTCTGTCCGGTTGTGGTAGTATCTGCCATGGGTAGAAAAGGCCAACCCTATGCTACAGATACACTACTTTCATTAATAAAAGAAGATTTTAAAATTAAAAATCCTTTAGGAGTAGATTTACTTATAAGCTGTGGTGAAATCATAAGTACAGTGGTTTTAGCAGATGAACTTTTAAGTCAAGGTGTAAAAGCAGTGCCTTTAACTGGGGGACAAGCAGGTATAATTACTGATGATACTTACAATAATGCTTCCATTTTAAAAGTAAAAAAAGAAAGATTGTTAAATTTAATTAATGAAGGTAAAATTCCTATAGTTGCAGGATTTCAAGGAGAAAGTGAAAGTGGACATATAACTACTTTAGGAAGAGGTGGAAGTGATGTTACTGCATCAATTTTAGGGGTTGCCCTGGATTCTGAATCCATAGAAATATATACAGATGTAGATGGAATAATGACAGCAGATCCAGGAATAGTATCAGAAGCATTTTTAATTGAACAAATAAGCTATAATGAGGTGTTTCAATTTGCAGATCAAGGAGCAAAAGTAATACATCCAAGGGCGGTAAAAATAGCCATGAGTGGTAATGTACCTCTTGTTGTAAAGAATACTTTAAATGATTGCAAGGGTACAATAATAACCAATTCTGTTATAGGAGAGTCGGATAAGGTAATAAGTGGCATAACTTCTATGGATAATAGAATTCAAGTTACGGTAAATTATAATGAAAATAATAAAATATATAATACCTTACTAGAGGAAATGGCCAATAATTCAATAAGTATAGATTTAATAAATGTATTTCCGAGTAAGCAGATTTTTACCATAGATAATAAAGATATAGGTAATTTTAAGATAGTAGCTGGGAATTTAGCTCTTGTATATTCTCTAATAGAAAACTGCAGTAAAATAGCTCTTATAGGAAGCGGTATGAGAGGTATACCAGGAGTTATGGCCAGAATATTAAAGGTGTTGTATGAAGAGGGTATAGAAGTGCTTCAGACAGCTGATTCACACACTACCATATGGTGTCTTGTTAAAAGCAGTGAAACAAAAAGAGCCATAAATGCACTTCATAAAGAATTCTTATTGGATGTAAAGTAA
- a CDS encoding ClpP family protease: MPQRMNKEMTENSTDKKLDNIKEFGMSSIADGNNKIQILPIIGQIEGHVTLPPETKATKYEHVIPNLILMENDPRVEGVLVVLNTVGGDVEAGLAIAEMIRSLSKPTVSLVIGGGHSIGVPLATASDYSFISPTATMIVHPIRMNGLIIGVPQTFQYFNKMQERINEFIVRTSRITREKLSDLMLQSDDLLNDMGTILIGKQAVEQGLIDKVGGISDAIKKLDTMLEKK, from the coding sequence ATGCCGCAAAGAATGAATAAGGAAATGACAGAAAATAGTACCGATAAAAAATTAGATAATATAAAAGAATTTGGTATGTCCAGTATAGCAGATGGAAACAATAAAATTCAAATACTTCCTATAATAGGGCAAATAGAAGGACATGTAACCCTTCCGCCTGAAACCAAGGCAACTAAATATGAACATGTAATACCTAATTTAATTCTTATGGAAAATGATCCTAGGGTTGAAGGGGTGTTGGTAGTCTTAAATACTGTAGGAGGAGATGTGGAAGCAGGACTTGCTATAGCAGAAATGATAAGGAGTTTAAGCAAACCTACAGTATCTCTAGTTATAGGGGGAGGTCACTCTATTGGGGTTCCTCTTGCTACTGCTTCTGATTATTCTTTTATATCTCCCACAGCTACAATGATTGTCCATCCAATAAGGATGAATGGACTGATCATTGGGGTACCTCAAACCTTTCAATATTTTAATAAAATGCAGGAGAGGATAAATGAATTTATAGTTAGAACATCCAGGATAACCAGAGAAAAATTAAGTGATCTAATGCTCCAATCAGATGATCTATTAAATGACATGGGGACTATATTGATTGGAAAACAAGCTGTAGAACAGGGATTAATAGATAAGGTAGGAGGAATAAGTGACGCTATTAAAAAGCTAGATACCATGTTAGAAAAAAAGTAG
- a CDS encoding FtsK/SpoIIIE family DNA translocase, whose amino-acid sequence MSRIRQKKKYSLDEDIKGILLTTLGILMIISVFAPSSSGIVGKLMKKILIIIFGVGAFIFPMLIIFIGSCLIIKRNKITFNNKFYGILLFMVNTLLVIHMVVLSDYNMEYNLFLAIRTLYNSDNVFHGGIIGILIDIPLFRLFGTVGCYVIFLAIYIISFIMMSKFTIYDILNKLRRVLAQKNKAENTKIEEKVLDENNDDNNRVKNKDFIKGLNKIRILDFMKYGSMDKKDGLDHKEKNKVKNDEYLECPVESEEDTSYEKKFNPANMEPISTEFEEKVIQSGENAVFLYNFPPLNLLNQNVQVKLNKQDKKELINSASKLEETLASFGVDVKILQVSRGPSVTRFELQPGSGIKVSKIVNLSDDIALGLAASAVRIEAPIPGKSVIGIEVPNRELTSVYLREVVESEEFVNSHHKLAYCLGKDIGGNCVVSDLTKMPHMLIAGATGSGKSVCINSLIVSLLYKYSPGDVKLLMIDPKVVELSVYNGIPHLLIPVVTDPKKAAGALNWAVQEMNRRYKLFANNGVRNIEGYNDLFDKGVTEGKIPFVVIIIDELSDLMMVCPNEVEDYIGRLAQMARAAGMHLVIATQRPSVDVITGVIKANIPSRISFAVSSQIDSRTILDSSGAERLLGKGDMLFYPAGISKPVRIQGAFISETEVEKIVHYIKNNGGESKYEDKIIEQIDQGIPTSNAGNDYDEFLDKAVEIVLNEGQVSTSLLQRRLRIGYNRAARIIEEMENRKIISKKDGGKPRQILIHGKDDIPT is encoded by the coding sequence ATGTCTAGAATTAGACAAAAAAAAAAGTACTCGTTAGATGAAGATATAAAAGGTATATTGTTAACTACATTGGGAATACTTATGATAATAAGTGTATTTGCTCCTTCTTCTTCGGGCATAGTTGGAAAGCTTATGAAGAAAATTTTAATAATAATATTTGGAGTAGGGGCTTTTATATTTCCTATGTTGATAATATTTATTGGAAGTTGTCTTATTATAAAAAGGAACAAAATAACTTTTAATAATAAATTTTATGGCATTTTACTTTTTATGGTTAATACTCTGTTAGTCATACATATGGTAGTATTGTCTGATTATAACATGGAATATAATCTATTCCTAGCTATAAGGACATTATATAATTCTGATAATGTATTTCATGGTGGTATAATAGGAATTTTAATAGATATACCTTTATTTAGATTGTTTGGAACGGTTGGTTGTTATGTTATTTTTCTGGCCATTTACATAATATCTTTTATAATGATGAGTAAATTTACTATTTATGATATATTGAATAAGCTTAGAAGAGTATTGGCTCAAAAAAATAAAGCAGAAAATACTAAAATAGAAGAAAAAGTTCTGGATGAAAACAATGATGACAATAATCGAGTTAAAAATAAAGATTTTATTAAAGGATTAAATAAAATTAGAATATTGGATTTTATGAAATATGGAAGTATGGATAAAAAAGATGGATTAGATCACAAAGAGAAAAATAAGGTAAAAAATGATGAATATTTAGAATGTCCTGTAGAATCTGAAGAAGATACCTCTTATGAGAAAAAGTTTAATCCTGCAAATATGGAGCCTATAAGTACAGAGTTTGAAGAAAAAGTAATACAAAGTGGAGAAAATGCAGTTTTTCTATATAATTTCCCGCCTTTGAATTTATTAAATCAAAATGTACAGGTAAAATTGAATAAGCAGGATAAAAAAGAGTTGATAAATAGTGCTAGTAAATTGGAAGAGACCCTTGCAAGTTTTGGAGTAGATGTAAAAATACTTCAAGTTAGCAGAGGACCTTCTGTAACTAGATTTGAACTTCAACCGGGTTCCGGAATTAAAGTGAGTAAAATTGTAAATTTATCTGATGATATTGCTCTAGGTCTTGCTGCTTCTGCAGTTAGAATAGAAGCTCCAATACCGGGGAAATCTGTTATTGGAATAGAAGTTCCAAATAGGGAACTTACATCTGTTTACTTAAGAGAAGTGGTTGAGTCGGAAGAATTTGTAAATTCCCATCATAAATTGGCCTATTGCTTGGGAAAAGACATAGGGGGAAACTGTGTGGTATCTGATCTTACAAAAATGCCTCATATGCTTATAGCAGGTGCCACAGGTTCTGGTAAAAGCGTATGCATAAATAGTCTTATAGTGAGTTTGCTTTATAAATATTCTCCAGGAGATGTTAAACTTTTAATGATAGATCCCAAGGTAGTTGAACTTAGTGTGTATAATGGTATACCCCATTTATTGATACCTGTAGTTACAGATCCTAAAAAGGCAGCTGGTGCTCTAAATTGGGCAGTGCAGGAAATGAACAGAAGATATAAATTATTTGCAAATAATGGTGTTAGAAATATAGAAGGATATAATGATTTATTTGACAAGGGCGTAACAGAAGGAAAAATTCCTTTTGTGGTTATAATAATAGATGAACTTTCAGATTTAATGATGGTTTGTCCAAATGAGGTTGAAGATTATATAGGACGTCTTGCACAAATGGCTAGAGCTGCAGGAATGCATCTGGTTATAGCAACTCAAAGACCCTCTGTGGACGTAATCACAGGAGTGATTAAGGCCAATATACCATCGAGAATATCTTTTGCAGTGTCCAGCCAAATCGATTCTAGAACCATATTAGACAGCAGTGGGGCAGAACGATTGCTTGGAAAGGGGGATATGTTATTTTATCCTGCTGGTATTTCAAAGCCTGTTAGAATACAAGGAGCTTTTATATCGGAAACAGAAGTTGAAAAAATAGTACATTATATAAAGAATAATGGAGGGGAATCTAAATATGAAGATAAGATAATAGAACAAATAGATCAAGGTATACCTACTTCTAATGCTGGTAATGACTATGACGAATTTTTAGATAAAGCTGTTGAAATTGTATTAAATGAGGGACAAGTATCTACATCCTTGCTTCAAAGACGATTGAGAATAGGATATAATAGGGCAGCTAGAATAATAGAAGAAATGGAAAATAGAAAAATAATATCAAAAAAAGATGGTGGTAAACCAAGACAAATTTTAATTCATGGAAAAGATGATATACCTACCTAG
- the rimO gene encoding 30S ribosomal protein S12 methylthiotransferase RimO produces MDKLKVGLISLGCDKNRVDSEIILGNVKSAYEIVTDPKLADFIIINTCGFIESAKQESIDTILEMSQYKGKYNCRGIVVTGCLAQRYGIELMELLPEIDIMLGVNDYDKLVENINNFISDKQNKIHNCGYSDLNINEGKRILTTKSHTAYLRIAEGCDNYCTYCIIPKIRGKYRSRSIENILQECNELSLRGVKEVILIAQDTTRYGIDLYNKKMLPELMRSISKIEGIEWIRLLYCYPEEITEDIIDEIALNDKVCNYIDIPLQHISDNILKLMGRRGRKKDILRNINELRKKINDISIRTTIIVGFPGESEEDFKELKNFIENIKFDNLGVFKYSREEGTRAYKMKDQVSEELKTAREGELMMLQKHIIYSMQKYKIGNKYKVLVEGKKEGVWYGRNYAMAPDIDGVIYIKSKKELKVGTMIDVKITNSVEYDLVGVVYDESGK; encoded by the coding sequence GTGGATAAATTAAAAGTTGGACTAATAAGTTTAGGCTGTGATAAAAACAGAGTGGATTCTGAGATAATACTAGGCAATGTAAAGTCCGCCTATGAAATAGTTACAGATCCTAAGTTGGCAGATTTTATAATTATAAACACCTGTGGTTTTATAGAATCGGCAAAGCAGGAGTCTATAGATACTATACTTGAAATGTCACAGTATAAGGGAAAATATAATTGCAGGGGTATTGTAGTAACAGGATGTCTTGCACAGAGATACGGCATAGAACTTATGGAACTGTTACCTGAAATAGATATAATGCTTGGAGTAAATGATTATGATAAGCTGGTAGAAAATATAAATAACTTTATAAGTGATAAACAAAATAAAATTCATAATTGTGGATATAGTGATCTTAACATAAATGAAGGTAAAAGAATACTTACAACCAAGTCTCATACGGCCTATTTAAGAATTGCAGAAGGATGTGATAATTACTGTACTTATTGTATAATCCCTAAAATAAGGGGAAAGTACAGAAGTAGAAGTATTGAAAATATATTACAAGAGTGTAATGAATTATCACTTAGGGGAGTTAAAGAAGTAATACTTATTGCACAGGATACTACAAGATATGGAATAGATTTGTATAATAAAAAAATGCTTCCTGAACTTATGAGAAGTATATCGAAAATTGAAGGAATAGAGTGGATTAGGCTGCTTTATTGTTACCCTGAAGAAATAACGGAAGATATTATAGATGAAATAGCCCTAAATGATAAAGTATGTAATTATATAGATATTCCCCTGCAGCACATAAGTGATAATATATTAAAACTTATGGGCAGACGCGGCAGGAAAAAAGATATATTAAGAAATATAAATGAACTTAGGAAAAAAATAAATGATATCTCAATTAGAACTACTATAATAGTTGGGTTTCCAGGAGAAAGCGAAGAAGATTTTAAAGAATTAAAGAATTTTATAGAAAATATTAAGTTTGATAATCTGGGAGTATTTAAATATTCCAGGGAAGAAGGAACTAGAGCGTATAAGATGAAAGATCAAGTTTCAGAAGAATTAAAGACCGCAAGAGAAGGGGAGCTTATGATGCTCCAGAAACATATTATATATTCCATGCAAAAATACAAGATTGGAAATAAGTATAAAGTACTTGTGGAGGGAAAAAAAGAAGGTGTATGGTATGGAAGAAACTATGCAATGGCTCCAGACATAGATGGAGTTATATACATAAAAAGTAAAAAGGAACTAAAAGTAGGTACTATGATTGATGTGAAAATTACAAATAGTGTTGAATATGATTTGGTGGGAGTTGTATATGATGAATCTGGCAAATAA
- the pgsA gene encoding CDP-diacylglycerol--glycerol-3-phosphate 3-phosphatidyltransferase, whose product MNLANKLTIIRILLIPFFLIFITLEDVPYGKFIAIVIFILASITDKLDGYIARSRNQITRFGKFMDPLADKLLVTAALISLVEYHIIPTWVAMIIIAREFAVTGLRAVAASDGIVIAASPWGKVKTVTQIVAIILALVNLNYNHVSLGFVKTVISHPHKMLNWITGIAMFLAIAATLISGLDYFVKNKGVLNPNK is encoded by the coding sequence ATGAATCTGGCAAATAAACTTACAATAATTAGAATTTTATTAATTCCGTTCTTTTTGATTTTTATAACTTTAGAGGATGTACCTTATGGAAAATTTATTGCAATAGTTATTTTTATACTGGCATCTATAACAGATAAATTAGATGGGTACATAGCTAGAAGTAGAAATCAAATAACTCGCTTTGGTAAGTTTATGGATCCACTAGCAGATAAACTTTTGGTTACTGCAGCGCTTATATCATTGGTAGAATATCATATAATACCTACCTGGGTTGCCATGATAATAATAGCTAGAGAATTTGCAGTAACGGGTCTTAGGGCAGTGGCTGCTTCAGATGGTATAGTGATAGCGGCAAGTCCCTGGGGAAAAGTTAAAACTGTAACTCAAATAGTTGCAATAATACTTGCTTTGGTAAATTTAAATTATAATCATGTATCTTTAGGATTTGTAAAAACTGTTATAAGTCATCCACATAAAATGTTAAATTGGATTACAGGTATTGCTATGTTCTTGGCTATAGCGGCTACTTTAATTTCTGGGCTAGATTATTTTGTGAAAAATAAAGGTGTATTAAATCCAAATAAATAG
- the recA gene encoding recombinase RecA: MLQIEKQFGKGAIMKLGENSILNVDVVSTGCLDLDIALGIGGVPRGRVIEIFGPESSGKTTVALHIIAEAQKTGGAAAFIDAEHALDPSYAKNLGVDIENLIVSQPDTGEQALEIAEALVRSNAIDVLVVDSVAALVPKAEIEGEMGDSHVGLQARLMSQALRKLTSSINKSKCVTIFINQLREKVGIMFGNPEVTPGGRALKFYSSVRMDVRRIDSIKQGDTMVGNRTKVKVIKNKVAPPFKQAEFDIMYNQGISREGNVLDVGVREDFVQKSGAWFSYKEIRLGQGRENAKQFLRENTDILFEIENKIREKYNLPIDKSNLSSDKNQNEKSTKEDNKKQDSKNLSK, encoded by the coding sequence ATGTTACAGATAGAAAAACAGTTTGGAAAAGGTGCAATAATGAAACTGGGAGAAAACAGCATTTTAAATGTGGATGTTGTTTCAACAGGGTGCCTTGATTTAGATATAGCCCTTGGCATAGGTGGAGTACCACGAGGAAGAGTAATAGAAATATTTGGGCCGGAATCTTCAGGTAAAACCACAGTGGCACTTCATATAATTGCAGAAGCTCAGAAAACTGGTGGAGCAGCAGCTTTTATAGATGCAGAACATGCACTTGATCCTTCCTATGCAAAAAATTTAGGAGTGGATATAGAAAACTTAATAGTATCTCAGCCAGATACTGGAGAACAGGCACTGGAAATAGCAGAAGCATTGGTTAGATCTAATGCCATAGATGTATTGGTAGTGGATTCAGTAGCTGCATTAGTACCAAAGGCAGAAATAGAAGGAGAAATGGGAGATTCTCATGTGGGATTACAGGCTAGGCTTATGTCTCAGGCGCTTAGAAAGCTTACATCATCTATAAACAAATCAAAATGTGTTACTATATTTATAAATCAATTGAGGGAAAAAGTGGGAATTATGTTTGGAAATCCTGAAGTTACTCCTGGAGGAAGAGCATTAAAGTTTTATTCTTCTGTGAGAATGGACGTGAGAAGAATAGATTCTATAAAACAGGGAGATACCATGGTAGGAAATAGAACAAAAGTAAAGGTTATTAAAAATAAGGTGGCACCTCCTTTTAAACAGGCTGAATTTGACATAATGTATAATCAAGGTATATCAAGAGAAGGAAATGTACTGGATGTAGGAGTTAGGGAAGATTTTGTTCAAAAAAGTGGAGCTTGGTTTTCATATAAGGAAATAAGGCTTGGACAAGGTAGAGAAAATGCAAAACAGTTTTTAAGAGAAAATACAGATATTTTATTTGAGATTGAAAATAAAATAAGGGAAAAATATAATCTTCCTATAGATAAAAGCAATTTGTCAAGTGACAAAAATCAAAATGAAAAAAGTACCAAAGAGGATAATAAAAAGCAAGACAGTAAGAATTTATCAAAGTAG
- the rny gene encoding ribonuclease Y, whose amino-acid sequence MNYMIIYEIIAGILIVVAILIHFNIMKNKVAAIKSQTIYESNRLKEEAKKEAQSQKKEAILEAKEEVHKLRNDLERESRDRRMEIQRLEKRVLQREELLDKKNDVLEKRESSLDKKQQEIDKVQAKVEELYQKQREELERLSGLSSEEAKDILLEEVNKEIKHESAMMIKEVETKAKEEADKRAREIITSAIQRCAADHVAETTVHVVTLPNDEMKGRIIGREGRNIRTLETLTGVDLIIDDTPEAVILSGFDPIRREVARIALEKLIIDGRIHPARIEEMVEKAEKELENDIKEEGEQATFETGVHGLHIELIKLLGRLKYRTSYGQNVLKHSVEVAYLAGLMASEIGIDPTIAKRAGLLHDIGKAVDHEVEGPHAVIGAEIAKKYRESPVVVNAIGAHHGDLEFQSLEDVLVQAADAISAARPGARRETLEAYIKRLEKLEKIANTCEGVEKSYAIQAGRELRIMVKPEDIDDAGALEMARNIVKKIEEELEYPGQIKVNVIRETRAIEYAK is encoded by the coding sequence GTGAATTACATGATAATATATGAAATTATTGCTGGTATACTAATAGTTGTTGCTATATTAATTCATTTTAATATAATGAAAAATAAAGTAGCTGCTATAAAATCACAGACTATTTATGAGTCTAATAGATTAAAGGAAGAGGCAAAAAAAGAAGCTCAATCCCAAAAAAAAGAAGCTATACTGGAGGCTAAAGAGGAAGTTCATAAATTAAGAAATGATTTGGAAAGAGAATCTAGAGATAGAAGAATGGAAATTCAAAGGCTAGAAAAAAGAGTATTGCAAAGAGAAGAATTATTAGATAAGAAGAATGATGTCCTTGAAAAGAGAGAAAGTAGCCTGGATAAAAAACAACAGGAAATTGATAAAGTGCAGGCAAAAGTAGAAGAATTATACCAGAAGCAGAGAGAAGAACTTGAAAGGTTATCAGGTTTGAGTTCTGAAGAGGCTAAGGATATCTTGTTAGAAGAGGTTAATAAAGAAATAAAACATGAATCTGCTATGATGATTAAAGAAGTTGAAACAAAGGCTAAAGAAGAAGCGGATAAAAGGGCAAGGGAAATTATAACTTCCGCTATTCAAAGATGTGCAGCAGATCATGTGGCAGAAACTACAGTACATGTTGTAACGCTTCCTAATGATGAAATGAAGGGAAGGATAATAGGTAGAGAAGGTAGAAATATAAGAACCCTTGAAACTTTAACAGGTGTAGATTTAATAATAGATGATACACCTGAAGCTGTGATATTGTCGGGTTTTGATCCTATAAGAAGAGAAGTTGCTAGAATAGCATTGGAAAAACTTATAATTGATGGAAGAATACATCCGGCAAGAATTGAAGAAATGGTTGAAAAAGCTGAAAAGGAATTGGAAAATGATATTAAGGAAGAAGGGGAACAAGCAACTTTTGAAACTGGTGTACATGGTCTTCATATAGAATTAATAAAATTGCTAGGAAGGTTGAAATATAGAACTAGTTATGGTCAGAATGTTTTGAAACACTCGGTGGAAGTTGCATATCTAGCTGGACTTATGGCATCAGAGATTGGAATAGACCCAACTATAGCAAAAAGAGCAGGATTACTTCATGATATAGGCAAAGCAGTGGATCACGAAGTTGAAGGACCACATGCTGTTATAGGGGCAGAAATTGCTAAAAAATACAGAGAATCACCTGTAGTTGTAAATGCCATTGGAGCTCACCATGGAGACTTGGAATTCCAATCCTTAGAAGATGTACTTGTTCAGGCAGCAGATGCTATTTCAGCAGCAAGGCCTGGAGCTAGAAGGGAAACATTAGAAGCATATATTAAGCGTTTGGAAAAATTAGAAAAAATAGCAAATACATGTGAAGGCGTAGAAAAGTCATATGCCATTCAAGCGGGAAGAGAACTTAGAATTATGGTTAAACCAGAAGATATTGATGATGCAGGAGCCCTTGAAATGGCAAGGAACATAGTAAAGAAAATTGAGGAAGAACTAGAGTATCCTGGCCAGATTAAGGTAAATGTTATTAGAGAAACTCGTGCAATTGAATATGCAAAATAA
- the spoVS gene encoding stage V sporulation protein SpoVS, which yields MEVLKVSAKSSPNSVAGALAGVLRERGAAEIQAIGAGALNQAIKAVAIARGFVAPSGIDLICIPAFTDIEIDGEERTAIKLIVQPR from the coding sequence ATGGAGGTATTAAAGGTTTCAGCAAAATCAAGTCCAAATTCAGTTGCAGGAGCGTTAGCAGGAGTTTTAAGAGAGAGAGGAGCAGCGGAGATACAAGCTATAGGGGCAGGAGCGTTAAATCAAGCTATTAAGGCTGTAGCGATTGCTAGGGGGTTTGTAGCACCTAGTGGAATCGATTTAATATGTATACCGGCGTTTACGGACATTGAAATAGATGGGGAAGAAAGAACGGCTATTAAATTAATAGTACAACCAAGATAG